The following DNA comes from Mycobacteroides immunogenum.
CGATGAACAAGAGTGTCGGCAGCATCAACACCTTGGCGGACTCGCTGATGCCGATCAGGTTGATCACTGTCAGGATCGCCAGCCCTATCAACGTGATGGACAGTAGATGCGGCGCCAGCGAGGGAAAGGCGCTCGCCAGGCTCGCCGCACCGGCGGCAAGGCTGACCGCGACGGTCAACACGTAGTCGACGACCAAGCTCGCGGCCGCCACCAGGCTGGCGCCCCGGCCCAGGTCCTTCTTGGCGACCGCGTATGAACCCCCGCCCTCGGGGTGTACCGCGATCACCTGGCGGTAGGAGAACACCAAGACGATCAACAGCACCGTGATCGCGATAGCCACCGGGAGGGTGAACGTGATGGCGCCGACGCCGCCCGCGATCAGTGCCAGCACGATGGCCTCGGGGCCGTAGGCGACGGAGGACAGGGCGTCGAGGGACAGCGCGGCCAGCCCGCCGACAGCGGTCAGCTTGTGCGCGTCGTCCTTGAGAACGCGGCGCAGCCGAGGGTCGGCGACGCGCTGCGGTTTGGGCTTGACGGGAGGGGCGGACACCACCGGGGGAGGATAGGCACAGATATGGCTGTTTTCGTGGTTCTTTACGGAATCTTGAGGCGCCCCAGAGGGCAGTGCCGGAGTGGGCGATAGTGGTGTCAATCACGATGACATTCGTGAACCTATGTCCCGTGAGGTCAACGGATGTAGACTCACCCGCATGAAGGGACTCAGCCTTACTGCGATGATCGCGATGGGTGCGGGTGCTGCGGCGATCGCCATGGCCTCCCCGGCACACGCCGACGATGTCAGCTTCAACCAGACGTTGCACTCCTACGGCATCTACGCGCCGCCGGACAAGACTGCCTACCTCGGCAAGATCGCGTGCCATCGCCTGGACACGGGCCTGGACAAGGACGCCTACCAGTCCACCGAGTTCCTAGCCAAGAATCTCGACCGGCACAGCTCAACCGAGCAGAAGTGGCAGTTCCTGTCCGCTTCGATCGATGAGTACTGCCCGGAGCAGCGCCCCGTTCTGGAGCGCGCAGCCAGCCACACCTAAATCCGGTGCGTTCTTAACCGCGCTCAGCGAGCGCGGTTAAGAACGTCGAGTACCTGAGCGACCAGCTCGTCGATATCCGCCCCGGTGGTATCCAGGACGAGCTCAGGATTTTCCGGGGCTTCGTAGGGTGCTTCTACACCCGTCAAACCCTTCAGCTCACCCGCGCGGGCACGGGCATACAGACCCTTGGGGTCGCGTTTTTCGCATTCGGCCAGCGGCGTGGAGATATAGACCTCGATGAACGGCAACTTGGCCGCCGCGTTGATGCTGCGCGCGGTCTCGCGGTCGGAGCGCAGCGGTGACACCAATGACGCCAGCGCCACCACGCCGGAATCGGCGAACAGCCGCGTCAGATGTGACACCCGGCGGATGTTCTCGGCACGGTCGCCGGGGGAGAACCCCAGGTCATCGGATAGCCCATGGCGCAGGTTGTCGCCGTCGAGCAGATACGCGACCTGACCCGACTCCACGAGTGCGCGTTCCACCGCCACCGCGATGGTCGACTTCCCGGAGGCCGGCAGGCCGGTGAACCAGATGATCGCACCGCGCTGCGCGGTGCTGTCCCAACGGTATTCGCGGTCCAGCGCCGACGGGTGCCAGCGGATGTCGGTGCGCGAGTGGGTCTCCGGTTTGACCTCGCGCGCTTCGGTGATGGTGCCGGCGCCGACGGTGTCGTTGGAGGCCTCATCGATCAGGATGAAGGCCCCGCTGTCGCGGCTGTCGGCATAGGAATCAGCCACCACCACCGAACTGGTGCGCAGAGTCACCGCACCGATGTCGTTGAGCGCCAATTCAACCGGACCATCGAGCTCATCCAGCGTCTCCGGGTCCAGCCGGGTGTGCAGAGCCTGAACTGTGGCGCGCACGGTCCGGGTGCCCTGCTTGAGCGCCAGCCGATCACCCGCGCGCAGCGGCCCGTTGGTGAACCAGCAGACCGTGGCATCGATCTCGCGTGCCAGCACCGGTAACACCGCGTCTTCGGCACCGCTCACCAGCACATCGCCACGGCCCACGTCGATGTCGTCGGCCAATTCGATCGACACCGACAGCGGAGCCACACCGGTGGAACGGTTTTCGTCCAGGGTGTCCACCACCGTGACAGTGGAGCGCGTGCCCGACGGCAGATTCACCACCGAATCGCCGACGCTGAGCGTGCCCGCTGCCAGGCGGCCGGTATACCGGCGACGTTGATCGGCGGTGGGCCGCGAGACCCACTGCACGGGCAGGCGCAGCTTGGCGGCTTCCGGCTGTGGAGGTGAAAGCTCAACGTTTTCGAGGTATTCGAGCAGGGTGGGACCGGAGTACCACGATGTGTTCTCCGAGCGGTGCACCACGTTGTCGCCATGCTTGGCGGCGAGCGGAATGACGGTGATGTCGACCTTGCCCAGCCGGTCGGCCAGCAGATGTAGTTCGCGCTCGACTTCGGCGAACCGCTGCGCGTCGAAATCGACCAAGTCGATCTTGTTGACGGCGGCCACGAAGTGTTTGATGCCCAACAGCTTTGCGATGCGGGCGTGGCGGCGGGTCTGCCGCAATACCCCGGCGCGCGCGTCGACCAGCAGGATCGCCACATGCGCGTTGGAGGCGCCGGTGAACATGTTGCGGGTGTAGCGCTCATGCCCGGGAGTGTCGGCCAGGATGTAGCTGCGGCTCTCGGTGGAGAAGAACCGGTAGGCCACGTCGATGGTGATGCCCTGTTCGCGTTCGGCGCGCAGGCCGTCCGAAAGCGCGGCCAGGTCGGCTACGCCCTCTTCATCGGTGACTGCTTCCAGGTGATCGACCGGCAGGCTGTCGGTGTCGTGCAGCAGCCGCCCGATGAGCGTGCTCTTGCCGTCGTCCACCGAGCCGGCGGTGGCGATACGCAGCAGTTGGCGGGTGTCCACCGCGGTCTGGGTGCTCATCAGAAGTAGCCCTCTCGTTTCCGGTCTTCCATGGCGGCCACGGATGTGCGGTCGTCGGCACGGGTCTCGCCACGTTCGGAGACGGTGGCCACGGAAATCTCCGCGATCACCCCTTCGATCTCGGTGGCCTGCGAGCGGACGGCGCCGGTGATGGTCATGTCGCCGACGGTGCGGTAGCGCACCCATTCGGTGGCGGCCCTCTCCAGGCCCGTCGGGGTGGCGTACTCGGAGGTGGCCAGCAGAATGCCGTCCCGTTCGAAGACCTCGCGTTGGTGTGCGTAGTAGATCGACGGCAGCTCAAGGTTTTCCAGCTGGATGTAGCGCCAGATATCCAGCTCGGTCCAGTTGCTCAACGGAAACACGCGGACCTGTTCACCCTTGCGGATGCGTCCGTTGTACAGCGACCACGGTTCGGGCCGCTGCGCCCTCGGGTCCCACTGGCCGAATTCGTCGCGGAAGCTCAGGATGCGCTCCTTGGCGCGGGCGCGTTCTTCATCGCGCCGGGCGCCACCGAACGCCGCGTCGAAACCTCCGGCTTCCAAGGCGTCCAGCAGGGTGCGGGTCTGCTGTCGGTTGCGCGAGGCGCCCGGGCCCGGGTCGGGCACCCGGCCGGCGTCGATGGTGTCCTGTACCGAGGCGACGATGAGTTTGTGTCCGTGTCCGGTGGTGCGCCGGTCGCGGAACTCGATGACCTCGGGGAAGTTATGCCCGGTGTCGACGTGCAGCACCGGGAAGGGCAGGGGGGCCGGCCGGAAGGCCTTCTCTGCCAACCTCAGCAGCACGATCGAGTCCTTGCCCGCTGAGAAGAGCAGCACCGGGCGCTGCAACTCGGCGACCACTTCACGAATGATGTGCACCGCCTCGGCCTCCAACAACCGAAGCTCGTTGACCTGCAATGGGTTTTCTATGGTCGTCATAGCGGTAGCCCCTCCTTTTCAGCGTCGGCGCGGTATCGGTCCACCCAGTCGTCCGACCGCTGATCTGCCTGCCGTTCCAGTACCGGCGGCGGCGCGAGCCGTGGATCTTGGCCCAGTGCTTCCAGCACCGTGCCGACCACCTCGGTCAGGTTGCGCCATAGGTACGGGTAGGAGACGTCGATGGGCTGGATGTTCTCCTCGGTGAACCAGCGGCGCCAGCCGGCCTCCTGTGCCTGCAGCATGGTGATGACGTGCGCGATGGCGCCGGCGTGGTACTCGGCCCGTGCGTCCCGCACCGGGTCGGGGCGTCCGCGCCACACCCGCGTCTGCACCGCGCGCCAAAACGAAACTGCCTGCGACACAACGTCCGGTCGGTACACGTGCACCAGCACGGGGTCGCTGCCGACAACGTCGCGTATCGCGGAGAGCAGGCCTTGGCCGGAACGGTCGGGGAGTCCCTCGGCCCGGTTCAACAGCAGCGGGGTCTGATTCCACATGAGCTTGCCGCCCCAGACGCCGTTGGGGGTGCGCCCGACGGTGCGGATGTAATCGCGCCAGATGGTGGCGGGCGCCAAATCGGGCTTGCCCGCGTCCAGTGGATCCAACAGCCGCAGGATCGACTCGTCCTGGACGTCGGCGAACCATTCTCGCGGCTGCGGCGACTGGCTCGTGGTGGGCAGGTACTGGAAGAACTCTTGCGGTTCACCGGCTACGCCGGTCGCACGCAGGGATTCGACCAGCAGGGTGCTGCCACTGCGTTGGGACGCGAGCACCAGATATGCGGTGGGGTGGTCGGGCATGCGCAGTAGCCTAACCGCAATTGTTTCGTATTCGACTAATTGGGTTCGCCGTGAATTGCAATCACCGCGAACAAAACTATTGTTCGATACCGCGCTCGTCCGCGATTGCGGACCGGTTAGCTCCGGGCCTGCCGTGGATGCGCAGGAATGTCTCGGTGTACCGCTCGGAAATACGCGTGCCCGCAAAATCAGACGGGATCACGTCGAGGGTCTTCTCCCGCCAGTCGTTCAGGCGCAGTGCGAGGTCATTGGCGACCGCTTCGGACTCTGCGTCGGCGTCGAGTCCGAGCAGGTTATGTGCCTCTTCCGGGTCGGTCTGGAGGTTGTAGAGCTCGCGGTGGGGCCGGGGCCCGGTGATGTGCGTGGCGACAGCGCGGCCCGGCGGGCTGTCGGCAATGTCCCAGGGGAGGTCCAGAACCGGCCGGGGTGCGTAATTCTCGATGTAACTGTAATTCTTTGTTCTGATAGCTCGAATAGGATCGAAAGAATCGTGATAAGTCTTGGTGGTGAATACCTCGGAACGGACTGTTTGGAGTTCGCCTGATTGTTTCTGGATATTCTCGGCATGAGAAACTCCCTGCACCTCTTCGGGAATTTCGACACCCAATAGCCCCAATAGGGTGGGCAGCAGGTCGACCCCGCTGAAGAGTTCGTCATAGCGAAGCGGTGAGGATGTGCGGCCGCGGGGCGGACGCACGATCAAGGCGATACCGGTGCCGGCGTCATACAGGGTGGATTTGGCGCGCGGCAGCGCCGGACCGTGGTCGGTCATGAAGACCACCCAGGTGTTCTGGTCCAGGCCCGTCTCGGTCAAGACCTGCAGTAGCTCGCCGACTTTGGCGTCGGCCACCGTGATGGAGCCGTAGAACTCGGCAAGGTCATCGCGTACCTCGGGAGTGTCGGGCAGGTAGCCGGGAACGTCGACGGCTTCCGCGTCGGACGGTTCATAGCGCTCACGCGGAAAAGGACGATGCGTCTCGAAAAATCCGGCCGTGAGGAGAAACGGTGCGCTGGGGGAATTGCGCAACCAGGCGGAGGCGTGCTCCACCACGTATTCGCAATACGAGTTTGATACGTCGTACTCGTCGAATCCCAGCGTGGCCGGATACGCCGTTTCGTGCTGCATTCCGAACAGTGCTGTGTGCCAGCCCGATCCAGACAAGATGTGGGGGAGCGTGCGCACCCCGGCGCGGTATTCCCAGCCGTGGTGGGCCAACCCGATAAGGCCATTGCTCTGCGGGTATCGCCCGGTGAAAAGAGAACCGCGGGACGGCGAACACAGCGGTGCGGTCGCATGTGCGCGGGTGAACAGGACGCCCTCGGCGGCCAATCGGTCCAGATGCGGGCTGGATACATCGGCGTGCCCATAGACGCCCAGGTAGCGACCGAGGTCATGCCAATGGACGATCAGAACGTTGTCCCGTGACGCTTCGGTCACTGTGCTCCCTTCCGCAGGTTCGACGGTCCAGCCAACAGTGTGCCTTGCGTTTCTGGCAACCCTTCGGCTCATGGCGAACGGCTACGCGTCAGCGCGATCTCCAATGCCAGGGTGGTGCCCTGAGCGGGTCCAGTCCCACGATCTGCGTCTCACCCCAATCTTTGACGAGCTCGAGCCGCAGCGCAGGCCCGGTGTCGTCGATCAGGTCGTCCTCGTCCGCAAGGACGTCGCGCAATGATCGGGCGGCAAGGTGATCCACCAGGGCGCTCGCGTGAGTGATCACCACCACCTGGGTCTTGGTGGCCGCGGCCCGGATGAGCGTTGCGAGCGGAGCGATGAGGTCGGGGTGCAAGGATGTCTCGGGTTCGTTGAGCACCATCAGCGGCGGTGGCTCGGGACTGAGCAGCGCGGCGGCCCATAGCAGGAAGCGCAGGGTGCCATCGGACAATTCCGCCGCACGCAGCGGGCGCAGCATGCCGGGCTGTTGTACCTGAAGATCGAATATCCCGTCACTGACGGCCACCGCAACCGACGCGCCATCGAAGGCGGCGGCGACGGCCTTGTCCAAGGTGTCGCTACGGGTCTCGATGATGGTCTGGATGGCTGCCGCCACGTCGCTACCGTCGTTCGACAACACCGTTGTTCGCGTTCCGATCTGAGGCTGACGCGCCGGTGCGAGCATGTCGACACGAAATCCGTCGTAGAACCGCCAGCCGCGCAGCGTGTCCCGCACAGCGCCCAATTCCGGTAGTTTTCCGGGGAATTCGGAAAGCATGCTGCGATACGTCGGTAGCGAGCGACTGAATCCCTCGAATCGGTGCCCCGAATCCGACCGAGCTTCTACTACGGGACGAGTCCTTTGCACCAGGGTGGCGCTGGGGCGCAGGGTCCGGCCGGTGAAGACGATCTCACGCTTGATCTCCGGATCGCGGCCGAAGGCGGAGTCGCTGGGAATCGGCAGGCCGAGATCCACGAGATATCCGAAATTGGTTGATGCATAACCTAACTCAATTGATACCGGGCGGGTGCGCCCTGCGCCCTGGATTACCCCCGTGCGTCGCGCGGCCTTGAGGTTCTCCGGACCGGCCCACATGGCCGATCGCAGGCCGCCTTGGCGTGCCAGTGAGCCGATGATCTCGCCGCGGCCGCAATCGGCCAGTAGCTGCAGGGCCCGGTAGAGCGAGGACTTTCCGGTGCCGTTGGCGCCGGTGACAACGGTCAGTCGCGCAAGCGGCAGCACAAGATCGCGCAGCGATCGGTATCCGCGAACGGCGACGGTCGTCAACACGGGGCCAGGTTAGCCAGGGGTGCCGACACGGTGCTGGATCGGCCGGTTCTATGGCCGGACGGTGTGCGGCTCGGTACGATCACGCGGCATGGGGATCAAGGGGATGCGCAAGCTAGCCGTTGCGACGGCTGTGGTGATTAACCTGATGGGATCGCTTTGTTCCGTTGCGCCGGCGAACGCGGACCCCGCGTTCCCGGACATCGACTCGCTGCCCATGGCCTCGATCAAATATCCCGCGGGCTTCGACCCGACCGACGGGAAACAGTGGCCGATCGAGAACATCTTCTCGCCCGCCGACGGGGTGTACTGCCGGTTACGTCTGCAGGCATGGGGGACCTTCCAAATGCCACCCGCGGATGTCGCCTGCGCGGGCGAGCTGCCGGGAATGCCGAACGGCGAGAACATCGCCCGTATTGATATCGGTACCTCCGGCGCCCCGTACGCAAGATTCCTCAAAGGATCCAACTCCTTGGGGGACCTCAATACGTACCCGCACTTTTCTGCCGGGAAACAATTGCAAGTGTTTCTCAACATTCCGAGCATTCTGATGGCGTGCGGTAGCGGCACGGGAGGCGATTTCATTCTCGCCTGCCATGCCTACAAGAGCCTTGGCCAGGCGGATTTCCCTCCGCATGGCTTTGTGCTGGCCGCTTCTGGCAGCTGGGTGTTCTGAGGGGCGTGATCCCCGTAGGCCTCGTGATCGGGAGGCCAGACGAGGATCCCCCGAGCTCCTACCGCCCGAAACCGGCGTTGCGCAGCGCGTCCGCCATCGAACCGGTCGGGCGAGACTCTTCCCGCTGGCGGGAATTCTTGTCGCGGTTCTGGTTTCGCCGACCCTGATTCCGGTCGTCGCGGTTCTTGTCGTCACGACGGGGAGCGCCGGAACGCTCAGGACGCTTGCCCTGTTGCGGATCGTCGTTGAGGCGCAGGGTCAGGCCGATGCGCTGACGCGGAATGTCGACCTCGGTGACCTTGACCCGAACCACTTGGCCGGACTTGACCACCTCGTGAGGGTCGGAGACATACCGATCCGACATCGCCGACACGTGCACAAGGCCGTCCTGGTGCACGCCGACGTCAACAAACGCGCCGAAGGCGGCCACATTTGTCACGACCCCTTCCAGCACCATGCCGACCTTCAGGTCCGACACCTTTTCGACACCGGCAGCGAACGTTGCCGTGGTGAATGCGGGGCGTGGGTCGCGCCCCGGCTTCTCCAATTCGCCGAGAATGTCTGTGACAGTGGGAATTCCGAACCGTTCGTCGGCGAAGTCGGCGGGCTTGAGCGAGCGTAATGACCGCTCGTTGCCGATCAGCTCGGCCAGGGTCACACCCGAACGGTCCAGAATCTTGCGCACCACCGGGTATGACTCGGGGTGCACTCCCGACGCGTCTAGCGGGTCGTCGCCGCCCTGGATACGGAGGAATCCGGCGCATTGTTCAAAGGCCTTGGGCCCCAGCCGGGGAACCTCAAGTAGCCCCTTGCGGCTGCGGAACGCACCCGCCTTCTCGCGATGGGCGACGATGGATTCGGCCAACGATTCGGTGACCCCGGATACGCGTGCGAGTAGTGGGACCGAGGCCGTGTTCAGGTCGACGCCGACAGCGTTCACGGCATCTTCGACGACGGCATTGAGGCTGCGGGCGAGGGTGCCCGGCGTGACGTCGTGCTGATACTGGCCAACGCCGATTGACTTGGGTTCGATTTTCACCAACTCGGCCAACGGATCTTGCAGACGCCGGGCGATGGACACCGCTCCGCGCAGGGTGACGTCGAGGTCGGGAAGTTCATGGGCGGCGTAGGCCGAGGCTGAGTAGACGGACGCGCCGGCTTCGCTGACCATCGCCTTGGTGGGCGCCTTGGCGCCCGCAGCCTTGATATCGGCGATGAGTTCTGCTGCCAGTGCGTCGGTTTCGCGGGAAGCGGTCCCGTTACCCACGGCGATCAGTTCGACATTGTGGCGGGCGACGAACGCCGCAAGAGTGGCTTTGGCCTCATTCCATTTCTGCTGAGGCTGATGTGGGTAGATCGCGCAGGTGTCCACGACTTTGCCGGTGCCGTCCACGACAGCCACCTTGACGCCGGTGCGGAAGCCGGGGTCAAGGCCCAGGGTTGCGCGAGTGCCCGCAGGCGCGGCCAGCAGCAGATCCTTGAGGTTGCGAGCGAACACCCCGACGGCGTCCTCCTCGGCGCGCTGGCGCAGCTTCAGGCGGGCGTCGACGGATGCGGAGAACATGAGCTTGGCGCGCCAGGCGACCCGAACGGTACCGGCCAGCCACGGCGTGGCCGGGGTCTTGGCTGTCAGATTCACCCCAAGCGACTGCGCGACCATGTGCTCGTACGGCGCGTCCTCACCGCCGTCGAAGTTCAGGGCCAAAACCTGCTCCTTCTCGCCGCGCATGACGGCGAGCACCCGGTGCGAGGGCATGGTTTCCAGAGATTCGGAGAATTCGAAGTAGTCGCGATACTTCTGTGCGGCTTCGGTTTTCGCGGCGTCTTCGGACCATGGGCCGGTCTGTAGTGCACCTTCTGCCCAGAATTTGGTACGGGTGGCGCCGACGAGTTCCGCGTCTTCGGCGACACGCTCGATGAGGATGTGACGGGCGCCGTCCAGGGCGGCGCTGGCGTCTGCGACGTTCTCGGTGAGGAACTCGGCGGCCGCCTCGTCGGGAACGAGGGTCGGGTCCGCCAGCAGCCGGTCGGCCAGCGGCTCCAGGCCGGCCTCGCGCGCGATCTGTGCCTTGGTACGCCGCTTGGGCTTGTAGGGCAGATAGATGTCCTCGACACGGGCCTTGGTGTCGGCGGAGAGCAGCGCGGCCTTCAGCTCGTCGGTGAGCTTGCCCTGGTCCTCGATGGAGGACAGCACCGCGGCCCGCCGCTCATCGAGTTCCCGCAGGTACCGCAGCCGCTCTTCCAGGTCACGCAGCTGGCCGTCGTCCAGGCTGCCGGTGACCTCTTTGCGATAACGCGCGATGAACGGGACCGTCGCACCCTCGTCGAGCAGCCGCACAGCGGCCGCGACCTGGGCCTCAGCGACCTCCAGTTCAGCAGCGAGGCGGGCATTTACAGATTTCACGGTCACGCTCTGAGTCACGCCGAGGGACCCTACCCAATATTGGGGACAAGCTAGGCTCACCGGGTGCGTGTCTGGAGCGTGTTGGCCCTGATCCTGCTGGTCGCGGGATGCGCGCCGCATCACGAGCAGGCGCCGCCGGCCTCGACCTCCGCGGTGTCCACCAGCACTTCCTCAAGCGTGGCCGCCACAGCCCCGACCACGACAACATCGCGGGCCGCCGCGCCGGGACCGCAGGCGTCGGTGACGGCGGTGACCCGTTGGATCGAGGCGGGCGATCCTGTCGACCCCGAGAAATTCCGGGCGGTCGATCAAGACGGCACGCCGGGCCAGCTGCCCGAAGGCGACGTAGCTTTTCGCCCACCCCGTGAGCTGGGTCCGCGGACCGTCGGCGGATGCATCACGGAGATGAAGTACCAGGAGCCGCTGTCCTGCCTGCCGGGGCTTCGCAACGCGCCACCGCGTCCACCGGATTTGCCGGGCCAGTGGATCGGAGGCTGGGTGAGCTTTGACGGAGCGACGGTCACCGTTGGCAGTCGTCACGGAGACCCCGGGCCGTTCATCCAGGGCGTGGGGCTTCCGCTTGAGTACGGCAAGCGCCTCAAATTCGGTGACTACCAATGCAGATCGGACCAGAAAGGTCTGTATTGCGTGAACTACCCGCATCACTCGGCCATCCGGATGGGCGACGAGCTTGAGGTGTACGGGTGCACCAAGCGGGCGACTCCGCCGCGCGGAATTGGTGTGCAGTACGACTGCGGGTGAGGCCCATTGCCGTCCTGCCCCCGGGCTGTCGGCCCGGGAACAGGACTGGCGACGGGATTTACTTCTTGGCCCAGCGGTCCTTGCCGTCGTCGCCCTTGGTGCAGGTCAGGACGGTGCCGTCGCTGGCCTTGCCGGTCTTGTCTTCCAGGTCCTTAGAACAGAACTTGCCCGCGCTCGGGGTGGCGGTACTTGGCGCCGGGCTGGGGGTGCTGGGATCCGCGATCGCAGTGGGTGCGTAGCAACCGAACATCATGGCCGCGCTCACTGCTGCAACAGTCGCCAATCTTTTCATCACGCTGTCCTTTGGTCGTTGACGAATCGGGTGAGTCGAACGCCGACAACCTACCTGGCTACCAGGACGTGTTGGCTATCAATCGGGTGAATATCGGCGGGTGGATTTCGGTGACGCCGGCGCACGTGAACTCCATCGGCTAAATACCCTGTTCAGCCATTGTCAGCTACTTCGCAGCAAATCATCAGACTAGGGATTTCCTTGGTTGAGCAAGACCGCTGAAAAGCGGTAAAGGGCGAGCAGTGAGATGAAGCCGAACATAAAGAGGATGACGCTGCCGACGGATTCGTTGACCGGGTTGAGGAACAAGCCGAACGCATACGCGCCGATGACCACGACGGGTGCGGCATCGACCCAGCTCAGCCGGCGCTGCTCGGATTGTGTGAGCGCGTCCTTGCCCAGGAGCGGCAGAAGCACGTACGAGATGATGAGCGTGATCAGGAATCCCCAGATTGCCCACCCGATGGGTAGGGCCGGATCGCCGAAGAACGAGTCTTCCGGGGCCAGCGCCCTGGACTTCCCGACCCATTCGTAGATGCCGAATTTCGTGCAAAAACCGTTGGCCAAGAACGCGATCCAGGCATGCAGCATGCCGTACAACACGCAGTGCCACACGACCTGCCACGGCCGCAGGGTATGTGGGTTCACCACGATCCTGCCGTCGAGTATCACGTTGATAATCACGTAGATCGGCCACAACAACGCGACCATTCCGACGGGGACAAGCAGGGGCACGCTGCCGATATGCGGGCCCATCATGGGTGTGTCGCCGTAGCGCAGATCGCCCCACACGAACCCGCCGAAACTGATGTTCGCCTGCTCGAAGGCCCACTCCACGATGGATGCGATGACGAAGTAGGCCGAAGCCATTTTGACGCCTAGATGTTTGAGCATGTGGCCGAACACCGCCACCACCAGTGCCAGCGAGGTGACCGTCTGTGCGATCACCGGAAGTCCGGCGCCGCCGGTGGAAATGCCCGACCAAAGTGTCATGACCACCCACACCACACAGGCGAGGCCAAGGGCCACATCCATTGGACTGGCCCGTCGCGCTTCATTTTTCGTGCGGTTCTCGCTGTCCGCGCGCATCTGCCGCAGTCCTTCCCGCCGTGAAATTCGTCATCGGATCGAAAGTTATTCTAGAAAAATTCTCTAGTCAAGGGGTGGTTCAGTATTGTTCGGTGGTGCCCACTGCCTCGAATGCCGGCGTCGCTCGTCGGCGCGCCATCCTCGACGCAGCGCTCACGTCCTTCCTGAAAAGTGGGGTGGCGGGGGCCACGGTCGAGGCGCTGCATCGCGAATCCGGGGCCAGTGTGGGCAGCATCTACCACTTCTTTGGGAGCAAGGAAGGCGTGGCTGCCGAGCTGTACCTGGAAACGCTGCGCGATTACTACGATGCGTATCTTGCTGCACTGCAAGCGAGTTCAGGCGCCCGTGGTGGAGTTGTGGCCGCGGTGCGTTTCCATCTGGAGTGGGTTGCCGCCAACGAGATGCGGGCCCGTTTTCTGTTTCATTGTCGCGAGTTCGAGGTGATCGAGGAATCGCGCTCGACGATTACCGCGCTGCACGAGGACTTCTATGGCAAGGCCAGTGCGTGGCTGCAACCGCACGTCGAGAAAGGGCGCATCAAGCCGCTGCCGCCCAGGTTGTGTCAGGCATTGTGGATGGGGCCCTGCGTCGAATATGCCCGGCTGTGGCTGGCCAGGTCGGCCGACTTCGACGTGCTTGCGGCGGCGCCGGTTCTCGGGCAGGCAGCGTGGGACGCCGTCAAGGCGTAATCAGTACTGGCGCTTGGCCGTTTACGCAGGTGGCGGTGGTGCAGGATTGAGCG
Coding sequences within:
- the stf0 gene encoding trehalose 2-sulfotransferase translates to MPDHPTAYLVLASQRSGSTLLVESLRATGVAGEPQEFFQYLPTTSQSPQPREWFADVQDESILRLLDPLDAGKPDLAPATIWRDYIRTVGRTPNGVWGGKLMWNQTPLLLNRAEGLPDRSGQGLLSAIRDVVGSDPVLVHVYRPDVVSQAVSFWRAVQTRVWRGRPDPVRDARAEYHAGAIAHVITMLQAQEAGWRRWFTEENIQPIDVSYPYLWRNLTEVVGTVLEALGQDPRLAPPPVLERQADQRSDDWVDRYRADAEKEGLPL
- the cysD gene encoding sulfate adenylyltransferase subunit CysD, encoding MTTIENPLQVNELRLLEAEAVHIIREVVAELQRPVLLFSAGKDSIVLLRLAEKAFRPAPLPFPVLHVDTGHNFPEVIEFRDRRTTGHGHKLIVASVQDTIDAGRVPDPGPGASRNRQQTRTLLDALEAGGFDAAFGGARRDEERARAKERILSFRDEFGQWDPRAQRPEPWSLYNGRIRKGEQVRVFPLSNWTELDIWRYIQLENLELPSIYYAHQREVFERDGILLATSEYATPTGLERAATEWVRYRTVGDMTITGAVRSQATEIEGVIAEISVATVSERGETRADDRTSVAAMEDRKREGYF
- a CDS encoding AAA family ATPase, translated to MLTTVAVRGYRSLRDLVLPLARLTVVTGANGTGKSSLYRALQLLADCGRGEIIGSLARQGGLRSAMWAGPENLKAARRTGVIQGAGRTRPVSIELGYASTNFGYLVDLGLPIPSDSAFGRDPEIKREIVFTGRTLRPSATLVQRTRPVVEARSDSGHRFEGFSRSLPTYRSMLSEFPGKLPELGAVRDTLRGWRFYDGFRVDMLAPARQPQIGTRTTVLSNDGSDVAAAIQTIIETRSDTLDKAVAAAFDGASVAVAVSDGIFDLQVQQPGMLRPLRAAELSDGTLRFLLWAAALLSPEPPPLMVLNEPETSLHPDLIAPLATLIRAAATKTQVVVITHASALVDHLAARSLRDVLADEDDLIDDTGPALRLELVKDWGETQIVGLDPLRAPPWHWRSR
- a CDS encoding DUF732 domain-containing protein, whose product is MKGLSLTAMIAMGAGAAAIAMASPAHADDVSFNQTLHSYGIYAPPDKTAYLGKIACHRLDTGLDKDAYQSTEFLAKNLDRHSSTEQKWQFLSASIDEYCPEQRPVLERAASHT
- a CDS encoding sulfatase family protein, with the translated sequence MTEASRDNVLIVHWHDLGRYLGVYGHADVSSPHLDRLAAEGVLFTRAHATAPLCSPSRGSLFTGRYPQSNGLIGLAHHGWEYRAGVRTLPHILSGSGWHTALFGMQHETAYPATLGFDEYDVSNSYCEYVVEHASAWLRNSPSAPFLLTAGFFETHRPFPRERYEPSDAEAVDVPGYLPDTPEVRDDLAEFYGSITVADAKVGELLQVLTETGLDQNTWVVFMTDHGPALPRAKSTLYDAGTGIALIVRPPRGRTSSPLRYDELFSGVDLLPTLLGLLGVEIPEEVQGVSHAENIQKQSGELQTVRSEVFTTKTYHDSFDPIRAIRTKNYSYIENYAPRPVLDLPWDIADSPPGRAVATHITGPRPHRELYNLQTDPEEAHNLLGLDADAESEAVANDLALRLNDWREKTLDVIPSDFAGTRISERYTETFLRIHGRPGANRSAIADERGIEQ
- the cysC gene encoding adenylyl-sulfate kinase, encoding MSTQTAVDTRQLLRIATAGSVDDGKSTLIGRLLHDTDSLPVDHLEAVTDEEGVADLAALSDGLRAEREQGITIDVAYRFFSTESRSYILADTPGHERYTRNMFTGASNAHVAILLVDARAGVLRQTRRHARIAKLLGIKHFVAAVNKIDLVDFDAQRFAEVERELHLLADRLGKVDITVIPLAAKHGDNVVHRSENTSWYSGPTLLEYLENVELSPPQPEAAKLRLPVQWVSRPTADQRRRYTGRLAAGTLSVGDSVVNLPSGTRSTVTVVDTLDENRSTGVAPLSVSIELADDIDVGRGDVLVSGAEDAVLPVLAREIDATVCWFTNGPLRAGDRLALKQGTRTVRATVQALHTRLDPETLDELDGPVELALNDIGAVTLRTSSVVVADSYADSRDSGAFILIDEASNDTVGAGTITEAREVKPETHSRTDIRWHPSALDREYRWDSTAQRGAIIWFTGLPASGKSTIAVAVERALVESGQVAYLLDGDNLRHGLSDDLGFSPGDRAENIRRVSHLTRLFADSGVVALASLVSPLRSDRETARSINAAAKLPFIEVYISTPLAECEKRDPKGLYARARAGELKGLTGVEAPYEAPENPELVLDTTGADIDELVAQVLDVLNRAR